The following are encoded in a window of Panicum virgatum strain AP13 chromosome 5N, P.virgatum_v5, whole genome shotgun sequence genomic DNA:
- the LOC120676821 gene encoding uncharacterized protein LOC120676821, with protein sequence MGSWVRTITTPFRKACNVFVPQKDGSKKLQEPNSSSAMVEHVDAERAKLHGEVMACAYEDVQVMWSMLDQARIRDLSGSS encoded by the exons ATGGGTTCTTGGGTGCGCACCATCACGACGCCGTTCCGGAAAGCCTGCAACGTCTTCGTCCCGCAGAAGGACGGCAGCAAGAAGCTGCAGGAGCCAAACTCATCATCAG CAATGGTGGAGCACGTCGACGCCGAGAGGGCCAAGCTCCACGGGGAGGTGATGGCGTGCGCCTACGAGGACGTGCAGGTGATGTGGTCCATGCTCGACCAGGCCAGGATCCGGGACCTCAGTGGCAGCTCGTGA